A window of the Dyadobacter pollutisoli genome harbors these coding sequences:
- a CDS encoding glycoside hydrolase family 10 protein, whose protein sequence is MKKIKIVALSLTLMMFLMESCIAQSAETENILPPKREFRAVWIATVDNIDWPSSKNLEPEEQQEEFSALLDFHKRVGMNAVFVQVRAAGDAFYAKSPEPWSEWLTGRQGRQPDPMWDPLDFMIGEAHKRGLEFHAWLNLNRLVHKSSTSISSENISKLHPEWILTYDGYKLFDFGIPEVRKFITEMTVNVAKNYDVDGIHFDDYFYPYAAPGQVIQDEATFRKYSDGYTNKADWRRHNVDLLVKQIHDALEATKPKLKFGISPFGVWRNKDRDAEGSKTFGALASYDDLFADSRKWVKEGWVDYIAPQVYFSSGFGRVPYKNLVDWWTENNHERHLYIGMGAYRVGYKDKDTHWSNPVEIPNQIRYFRENETDGAIFFSSRSLRGNSLGFVDSLRRDFFKYPALVPTMPWKDRVPPLSPKSLKATLLSKGIELTWEKPDAAADGDRAWYYVIYRFPPEEKATAHDPRRIIGMCYEGEQFVDMSAESGKRYVYYVTAVDRLHNEGRPIGPLKVEVHDQKLVRF, encoded by the coding sequence GTGAAAAAAATTAAAATAGTTGCGCTTTCCCTTACACTCATGATGTTTTTAATGGAAAGTTGCATTGCCCAATCTGCGGAAACTGAAAATATTTTACCTCCCAAAAGAGAATTCAGAGCGGTTTGGATAGCTACTGTTGATAATATCGATTGGCCTAGCAGTAAAAATCTTGAACCAGAAGAGCAGCAGGAAGAGTTTTCCGCACTTCTGGATTTTCATAAAAGAGTCGGAATGAATGCGGTATTCGTGCAGGTTCGTGCGGCGGGAGATGCGTTTTATGCCAAAAGTCCTGAGCCCTGGTCAGAGTGGTTGACCGGCAGACAAGGCAGGCAGCCGGACCCCATGTGGGACCCGCTGGATTTTATGATCGGAGAGGCACATAAGCGCGGATTGGAATTTCACGCCTGGCTGAATCTGAACAGGCTGGTTCACAAATCTTCCACTAGTATCTCTTCCGAGAACATCAGTAAGCTGCATCCCGAATGGATCCTGACTTATGACGGATATAAATTGTTTGATTTTGGAATCCCCGAAGTCCGCAAATTCATTACTGAGATGACCGTTAATGTTGCCAAGAACTATGATGTGGACGGCATTCATTTTGACGATTATTTTTATCCATATGCAGCTCCGGGACAGGTAATACAGGATGAAGCGACGTTCAGAAAGTACAGCGACGGCTACACCAATAAAGCAGATTGGAGAAGACACAATGTGGATTTATTGGTAAAACAAATTCATGACGCACTTGAAGCCACCAAACCTAAACTAAAATTCGGTATCAGCCCATTTGGTGTCTGGCGAAATAAAGACCGGGATGCAGAAGGATCGAAAACTTTCGGCGCGCTGGCCTCTTATGATGACCTTTTTGCTGACAGCCGGAAATGGGTGAAGGAAGGCTGGGTTGATTATATAGCGCCGCAGGTTTATTTTTCTTCCGGTTTTGGAAGAGTACCATATAAGAACCTGGTGGATTGGTGGACTGAAAACAATCACGAGCGACACTTGTATATAGGTATGGGGGCTTACCGTGTCGGATATAAGGATAAAGATACGCATTGGTCCAACCCGGTGGAAATTCCTAACCAGATCCGTTATTTCAGGGAAAATGAGACGGATGGGGCTATCTTTTTCAGCTCTCGCTCTTTGCGGGGCAACAGCCTGGGTTTTGTGGATTCGTTGCGCAGGGATTTTTTCAAGTATCCGGCCCTGGTTCCGACAATGCCTTGGAAAGATCGCGTTCCGCCACTTTCTCCCAAAAGCCTGAAAGCGACGTTGTTGTCGAAAGGCATTGAACTTACCTGGGAAAAGCCAGACGCTGCGGCGGACGGGGACCGGGCCTGGTACTATGTGATCTATCGGTTTCCACCCGAAGAAAAAGCAACAGCCCACGACCCAAGGCGCATCATTGGAATGTGCTATGAAGGGGAGCAATTTGTGGATATGAGTGCCGAATCTGGCAAACGTTATGTCTACTATGTGACGGCTGTCGATCGTCTTCACAACGAAGGAAGACCGATCGGGCCATTGAAAGTAGAGGTTCATGATCAAAAGTTAGTCAGATTTTAG
- a CDS encoding glycosyltransferase has translation MEPFVKTTKKNVLFEIAWEVCNQVGGIYTVIRTKVPAMVEKWDDNYFLLGPYFEKKASSEFEIITDLDDSPAGRVVKRMREMGYTLFYGYWLVTGKPRVVLFELDSIAPELDTIKFNLWERSRIPTINVEPLVNQTLCFGELVRIFLKEYAEENAKREEIYAQFHEWMASSGLPDLKRDNVKIATTFTTHATMLGRYLAQNVAGFYGKLPFFDWEQEAKNYGILAQCSVERQAALSAHVLTTVSDVTARECEVFLGRMPDLVTPNGLNVVRFQAVHEFQNLHLKHKERIHEFVLGHFFPSYSFDLDKTLYFFTSGRYEYSNKGYDLTLEALARLNWKMVQAGMDMTVVMFIVTKQPYYSVNPDVLQSRAVLNELQETCTAIEKEVGEKLFLATASGADHKMPDLNNFVDEYWRLRLRRTIQSWKTDKLPAFVTHDLKEEDGITDFCKRANLVNNERDRVKIVYHPDFISSTNPLFGLDYGQFVRGCHLGVFPSYYEPWGYTPLECVVRGVPTVTSDLSGFGDYIMQIMRDYENRGIYVINRKSQTFSQAADQLADILFKFVRMQRRDRIMQRNRVENISDVFDWMNLRSYYDTAHDLAAKRRKP, from the coding sequence TTGGAACCATTTGTCAAAACCACTAAGAAAAACGTCCTGTTTGAAATTGCATGGGAGGTTTGTAATCAAGTTGGAGGAATTTATACTGTTATAAGGACAAAGGTGCCGGCAATGGTTGAAAAGTGGGATGATAACTACTTTTTACTTGGCCCTTATTTCGAAAAAAAAGCATCATCCGAATTTGAAATAATCACTGACCTGGACGATTCCCCGGCCGGTCGTGTCGTGAAAAGAATGCGCGAGATGGGTTATACCCTTTTCTACGGCTACTGGCTGGTAACAGGAAAGCCGCGCGTCGTATTATTTGAGCTGGACAGCATTGCTCCTGAACTGGACACGATCAAGTTTAACCTCTGGGAGCGCAGCCGCATTCCGACGATCAATGTTGAGCCGCTGGTAAACCAGACACTTTGCTTTGGGGAATTAGTGCGCATTTTCCTGAAAGAGTATGCGGAAGAAAATGCCAAGCGGGAAGAAATTTACGCACAATTTCACGAATGGATGGCCAGCAGCGGTCTGCCGGATCTCAAACGTGACAATGTAAAAATCGCCACTACTTTCACTACCCACGCTACCATGCTGGGCAGGTACCTGGCACAAAATGTGGCTGGTTTTTACGGCAAGCTACCATTTTTTGACTGGGAACAAGAGGCCAAAAACTACGGTATTCTCGCACAATGCTCTGTCGAAAGGCAGGCGGCGCTCAGTGCCCATGTGCTGACCACAGTGAGTGACGTCACCGCCAGGGAATGTGAAGTTTTCCTGGGTAGAATGCCGGATCTTGTTACACCTAATGGTCTGAATGTTGTTCGTTTTCAAGCCGTACACGAATTCCAGAATCTGCATTTAAAACACAAGGAGCGAATTCACGAGTTTGTATTGGGCCACTTTTTCCCAAGCTACTCTTTCGATCTTGACAAAACGCTTTACTTCTTCACGTCGGGCAGGTACGAGTACAGCAACAAAGGTTACGACCTTACATTGGAAGCACTGGCGAGGCTGAACTGGAAAATGGTGCAGGCAGGAATGGACATGACGGTGGTGATGTTCATTGTAACTAAACAGCCTTATTATTCCGTCAACCCCGACGTTTTACAGTCCAGGGCCGTTTTGAATGAATTGCAGGAAACCTGTACGGCGATTGAAAAGGAAGTGGGTGAAAAACTTTTCCTTGCTACCGCTTCCGGAGCCGATCACAAAATGCCCGATCTCAATAATTTCGTTGATGAATACTGGCGACTAAGATTGAGAAGAACTATTCAGAGCTGGAAAACCGATAAACTCCCCGCATTCGTAACGCACGATTTGAAAGAAGAGGACGGTATTACTGATTTCTGTAAAAGAGCAAATCTGGTCAACAACGAGCGTGACCGGGTGAAGATCGTTTACCACCCTGACTTTATATCTTCCACCAATCCACTTTTTGGCTTGGATTATGGCCAGTTTGTGCGCGGTTGCCATTTGGGCGTTTTCCCAAGTTATTATGAACCATGGGGTTACACACCTTTGGAATGCGTGGTAAGGGGTGTACCAACAGTAACCAGTGACTTGTCAGGCTTCGGGGATTACATCATGCAGATTATGCGGGATTATGAAAACCGCGGTATCTACGTGATCAACAGGAAATCGCAGACATTCTCGCAGGCAGCTGACCAGCTCGCTGATATTCTTTTCAAATTTGTAAGAATGCAACGCCGCGACCGCATCATGCAGCGTAACCGCGTCGAAAACATTTCTGACGTCTTCGACTGGATGAATTTGCGGTCTTATTACGATACTGCACATGATCTGGCGGCTAAGAGGCGGAAGCCGTAA
- the prmA gene encoding 50S ribosomal protein L11 methyltransferase, with product MNYVEVDLKVDSEFSEILMAELGEAGFESFVETDEGLLAYIPEGDFDENNLNEITAKYQDLTTIAATWKSLERRNWNEEWEKSYEPIEVGDQIRVRATFHEPDPAFQYDLLIQPKMSFGTGHHETTWLVMNEQLSLPHEGLSVMDVGCGTGILAILASKLGAANLLGFDIDEWAVENTRENFAMNNLSATADVFQGTITGVPAGRIFGGILANINRNILLSEIPKYVAHLSPGGWLVTSGFYETDQADIEQCAEESGLKKLRSNTRNQWATVVFEKL from the coding sequence ATGAATTACGTAGAAGTAGATTTAAAAGTAGATTCGGAATTTTCGGAAATATTGATGGCGGAGCTGGGTGAGGCTGGTTTTGAGTCATTTGTAGAAACAGATGAAGGGTTACTCGCATACATTCCGGAAGGCGATTTTGACGAAAATAACCTGAATGAAATCACTGCCAAATACCAGGATTTAACGACAATAGCCGCAACCTGGAAATCGTTAGAAAGAAGAAATTGGAACGAAGAGTGGGAAAAAAGTTACGAACCCATTGAAGTAGGTGACCAAATCCGGGTAAGGGCCACATTTCACGAGCCGGATCCTGCATTCCAATATGACCTGCTGATCCAGCCCAAAATGTCATTCGGCACCGGGCACCATGAAACTACCTGGCTGGTTATGAATGAGCAACTTAGCCTTCCGCACGAAGGCTTGTCAGTGATGGATGTGGGGTGCGGAACAGGTATACTGGCGATTTTGGCTTCTAAACTCGGTGCGGCAAATTTGCTCGGTTTCGACATTGATGAGTGGGCCGTGGAAAATACCCGTGAAAATTTCGCAATGAACAATCTTTCGGCAACTGCGGACGTATTTCAGGGAACAATTACGGGGGTACCAGCAGGGCGAATTTTCGGTGGAATACTGGCGAACATTAACCGTAACATATTATTGAGTGAGATCCCCAAATATGTAGCACATCTCAGCCCGGGCGGATGGCTGGTTACAAGCGGCTTTTACGAAACAGATCAGGCTGATATTGAGCAATGTGCCGAGGAAAGCGGTTTGAAAAAATTAAGATCAAATACTCGAAATCAATGGGCGACCGTTGTATTTGAAAAGCTTTAA